The Daucus carota subsp. sativus chromosome 9, DH1 v3.0, whole genome shotgun sequence genome window below encodes:
- the LOC108202294 gene encoding agamous-like MADS-box protein AGL62, producing the protein MHITYINHKSITINPLLVSKPSTNSTTMEPKKTRGRQRIEIKKLQGNQQQVTFSKRRKGLFNKASELCVVTNAEVAVLAQSVGGRVFAFGHPSVDRVVEAYLGNNVVDWGEVGEDLRSNYEEWNKKYLEIVEETKVEKAKVSIVEESSRRFWWENCFEDLEVDELEIFIDSMEKLKTNLMVKGEELKINEIANADDPQSLDDQVVVPNSDQFVSYNVGFANGDLMMPAVNYGSSGLNKYGFVNDGLVLDDNGGDNLQDLSDFGTFGVPNTSDLYFSQD; encoded by the coding sequence ATGCACATTACGTATATAAACCATAAGTCCATAACCATAAACCCTCTTCTTGTCTCAAAACCCTCCACCAATTCAACAACCATGGAGCCAAAGAAAACAAGGGGTCGTCAAAGAATCGAGATCAAGAAGCTCCAAGGTAACCAGCAGCAAGTCACTTTTTCGAAACGTCGAAAAGGCCTGTTCAACAAGGCCAGTGAACTCTGTGTTGTAACCAATGCTGAGGTGGCCGTTCTTGCTCAGTCTGTTGGAGGCCGTGTGTTTGCTTTTGGCCACCCGAGTGTCGATCGTGTCGTCGAGGCTTATCTTGGGAACAATGTGGTGGATTGGGGTGAAGTGGGGGAGGACTTAAGGTCAAATTATGAGGAGTGGAATAAGAAGTACTTGGAGATTGTTGAGGAGACTAAAGTTGAGAAGGCGAAAGTGAgtatagtggaggaaagtagtcgCAGGTTTTGGTGGGAGAATTGTTTTGAGGATTTGGAGGTTGATGAGCTTGAGATTTTTATTGATTCGATGGAGAAGTTAAAGACTAATTTGATGGTGAAAGGTGAGGAATTGAAGATTAATGAGATTGCCAATGCTGATGATCCTCAGTCACTTGATGATCAAGTAGTGGTGCCTAATTCAGATCAGTTTGTTTCGTATAATGTGGGATTTGCTAATGGAGATTTGATGATGCCTGCTGTTAATTATGGTTCCAGTGGGCTTAATAAGTATGGCTTCGTGAACGATGGATTGGTTCTTGATGATAATGGTGGTGATAATTTGCAGGATTTAAGTGATTTTGGTACTTTTGGGGTTCCTAATACTAGTGATCTCTATTTTAGCCAGGATTAG